The proteins below are encoded in one region of Huiozyma naganishii CBS 8797 chromosome 7, complete genome:
- the KNAG0G02165 gene encoding uncharacterized protein, giving the protein MTIKVIEINTPSPYLVLSKHEKIPKVLTISNSAENENDIGTLTAHSVHTAVCTTALVAGTELLAVPEPIIKQNIQLGRNADVIKTGSLSVSNIMTVVKVAKNFKCLIIDGTVLSEESYEVMKRELTPISFLFVVDVAHLQKFNDTLKDVFELCLEKSVETNAANILAINCIQENTNASVLFQVDNQKFTVFRHDSRFTKVGCSSISTSIAANLANGYSLGGSVYGALEYVQNSQSICSEGAKDKVNFVHNIRVPLTAMVQDKCFKGNDLISPPKLVKDPTVTGDFLDYLNKHKYVAKHWDDYVNHDFVRQVAEGCLDLQQFKFYIEQDYLYLADYARLHCVSASKAPDLLDIEKELLVLSVIKRSMNCHKQRLHDYYGVVDENHMEKVQRSDALNKYTRYMGEMARRGNWRELIAALAPCMVGYCAAVAKYVGKTDPPKGSIYEDWTKFYSTLPLEESLAKGRYFLNHIARTCPENELERLIKIYGDVCALEAQFWDSPLAYKV; this is encoded by the coding sequence ATGACAATAAAAGTAATTGAAATCAACACTCCTTCACCATATTTGGTTCTTTCCAAACATGAAAAGATTCCAAAAGTCTTAACCATCTCGAACTCCGCCGAAAATGAGAATGACATCGGGACTTTGACAGCTCACAGTGTTCATACTGCTGTATGCACCACCGCATTGGTCGCTGGTACCGAGTTATTGGCGGTTCCCGAACCCATAATTAAGCAAAATATACAATTGGGCAGAAACGCCGATGTGATCAAAACAGGATCTCTAAGTGTTTCAAATATTATGACGGTCGTCAAGGTAGCAAAAAACTTCAAATGTTTAATTATTGATGGTACTGTTCTTTCTGAGGAATCGTATGAGGTTATGAAGAGAGAGCTCACCCCAATtagttttctttttgtgGTCGACGTTGCTCACTTACAGAAATTCAACGACACGTTGAAAGATGTCTTCGAACTTTGCTTAGAAAAATCTGTGGAAACAAACGCTGCAAACATCCTGGCTATCAACTGTATTCAAGAGAATACAAATGCAAGTGTTCTTTTCCAAGTGGATAATCAAAAGTTTACCGTTTTCCGCCATGATAGTCGTTTTACAAAAGTGGGCTGTTCCTCCatttcaacttcaattgCTGCAAACCTGGCAAATGGTTACTCTCTGGGCGGGTCTGTATATGGTGCCTTGGAATACGTGCAGAATTCCCAGAGTATCTGTTCTGAAGGTGCTAAAGATAAGGTCAATTTTGTTCACAACATTCGAGTTCCTCTAACTGCAATGGTTCAAGATAAATGCTTTAAGGGGAATGATTTGATTTCCCCCCCAAAGCTGGTCAAAGATCCTACCGTCACAGGCGACTTTTTGGATTATTTGAACAAACACAAATACGTTGCTAAGCATTGGGATGACTATGTAAACCATGATTTTGTTAGACAAGTTGCAGAAGGTTGTCTCGACTTGCAGCAATTCAAGTTTTACATCGAACAAGACTACCTGTATTTGGCAGATTATGCGAGATTGCATTGTGTCTCCGCATCCAAGGCACCAGAtctgttggatattgaaaaggaaCTTTTGGTATTGAGTGTCATCAAAAGATCAATGAACTGTCATAAACAGAGGCTTCATGATTACTACGGTGTAGTTGATGAGAATCATATggaaaaagttcaaagGAGTGATGCGCTGAACAAGTACACCAGATACATGGGAGAAATGGCTAGAAGGGGTAATTGGAGGGAACTGATTGCTGCTTTGGCACCTTGTATGGTTGGCTATTGTGCCGCTGTGGCCAAATATGTCGGAAAGACCGACCCACCAAAGGGTAGCATCTACGAAGATTGGACCAAGTTCTATTCTACTCTGCCTTTAGAGGAATCCTTGGCTAAAGGGcgttattttttgaatcaCATTGCTAGGACTTGTCCCGAAAATGAGTTAGAGAGGTTGATCAAAATATACGGAGACGTGTGTGCCCTTGAGGCCCAATTTTGGGATTCTCCATTAGCTTATAAAGTCTAG
- the KNAG0G02170 gene encoding uncharacterized protein, which yields MKTVTRISDLLVISLAKLRELIGTENTKDDIDILIETVAQKTGAANVLLTCGDCETTDIYFSSATHEKIGFKCTSRNKYSSESVATAIAANLSHGYRMAQAVYGGLEYIETCNTLAGKKCLKFFTYNIDIPLKHMLADENFKAHDLVSCPAADQIADPTITNDFYNYLSNHPAVKPSWERYINHDFVRQISENCLDPLKFKFYIEQDYAYLSDFCRIHMISGSKGPGLDEMEDELQVVEQIKGGLIMHKDRLRSYGIPPEKEAEYFSNLFRGPALQNYARYLKDVAARGNWKELVIATMPCLTGYVSAAIPYEGKVKAPKDSMYYEWMDVYYSPWVKDAKTKGKQTINKVATGCTNAEIERLVQIYAEVCELEAQFWDAALYLDTK from the coding sequence ATGAAAACTGTCACGAGGATTTCCGATTTATTAGTTATCAGTCTAGCCAAGTTAAGAGAATTAATCGGTACCGAAAACACGAAGGATGACATTGATATCTTAATTGAAACTGTGGCTCAGAAGACAGGTGCTGCCAATGTTCTTCTCACTTGTGGGGACTGCGAAACGACAGATATTTATTTCAGTTCTGCAACACACGAAAAGATCGGGTTCAAATGTACAAGCAGAAATAAGTACAGTTCCGAGTCTGTCGCTACCGCAATTGCAGCAAATTTGAGTCATGGATATCGGATGGCTCAAGCCGTTTACGGAGGTTTAGAGTATATCGAGACGTGTAACACTCTTGCCGGTAAGAAAtgtttgaaattttttACCTACAACATTGATATCCCTTTAAAGCACATGCTAGCCGATGAGAATTTCAAGGCTCATGATTTGGTATCCTGTCCCGCCGCTGACCAAATAGCCGACCCGACCATCACTAATGATTTTTACAACTATCTCAGCAACCACCCTGCGGTGAAGCCATCCTGGGAACGGTACATCAACCACGATTTTGTCAGGCAGATCTCAGAGAATTGTTTGGACCCACTGAAGTTTAAGTTTTATATCGAACAAGATTACGCTTACCTTTCTGATTTCTGCAGAATCCACATGATTTCAGGAAGTAAGGGCCCCGGCTTGGATGAAATGGAGGATGAGTTACAAGTTGTTGAGCAAATTAAGGGAGGATTGATTATGCACAAGGACCGGTTGAGAAGTTACGGCATCCCCCCAGAAAAGGAAGCCGAGTATTTCAGCAATTTGTTCAGAGGCCCAGCTTTGCAAAACTACGCAAGGTATCTGAAGGATGTTGCCGCGAGAGGTAACTGGAAAGAACTAGTTATTGCCACAATGCCGTGTTTGACCGGGTATGTTTCCGCCGCGATCCCGTACGAAGGTAAAGTCAAGGCGCCAAAGGATTCTATGTATTATGAGTGGATGGACGTTTATTACAGTCCCTGGGTGAAGGATGCGAAAACGAAGGGCAAACAAACAATTAATAAGGTTGCTACCGGGTGCACTAAtgctgaaattgaaagacTGGTCCAAATATACGCTGAAGTGTGTGAATTGGAGGCGCAGTTCTGGGACGCAGCCTTGTACCTAGATACTAAATAA
- the KNAG0G02180 gene encoding uncharacterized protein — translation MTYSTYEINTPSPYLVLSKNDKIPVVLTVGESNSNDKTGIETDVKILTAHKCQTETLITKLGSDTTDDFFVPKGFMESKLSTINEIDALKTGTLTKDSIDLLNKKVHSLASSSVPIIISADELDNETFLLAFKQITPASTLIVCSSSKAKQLLNIQKDMKTEEDAFEIANQLANETSAPNVLMTDCLENDKGSIDVFYCVADQKFVVSNGQTFAAGVDSMISAAVAANLANGFTMNESVYGAIEYTQSAIATTVTTSDDKIPNYMYAIEIPMKKMVQDECFTAHELVSVPQPLKSGPICENFFDYLIKHPLVKPYWDTYVNHEFVNQIANGTLPLKKFQFYVEQDYSYLVDYGRVHCVAGSKAPDLEDMEQELVIVGRIRVEMGQRRKEIEGGVRCQRRRVLQNHQERTSLKQLLPLFQRRCQER, via the coding sequence ATGACTTATTCAACTTACGAAATCAACACCCCTTCTCCATACCTTGTTCTATCCAAGAATGACAAGATTCCAGTTGTTTTGACCGTTGGTGAGTCTAATTCGAACGATAAAACTGGAATCGAAACCGATGTTAAGATTTTAACCGCACACAAGTGTCAGACTGAAACTTTAATAACCAAGCTGGGCAGTGACACGACTGACGATTTTTTTGTGCCAAAGGGTTTTATGGAGAGTAAACTTTCCACCATCAATGAAATTGACGCGTTGAAGACTGGTACCTTAACAAAGGATTCCATTGACttactgaacaaaaaaGTACACTCTCTAGCATCTAGCTCTGTCCCAATTATTATTTCTGCTGATGAATTGGACAACGAAACTTTCCTTCTTGCGTTCAAACAGATCACCCCTGCCTCGACATTGATTGTATGTAGCAGTTCCAAGGCAAAGCAATTACTCAACATTCAGAAAGATATGAAAACCGAGGAAGATGCTTTTGAGATTGCCAATCAGCTGGCGAATGAGACCTCCGCGCCAAATGTCTTGATGACAGATTGCTTGGAGAATGATAAGGGCTCTATTGATGTATTTTACTGCGTTGCCGATCAGAAATTCGTTGTGTCTAACGGTCAAACCTTCGCTGCTGGTGTAGATTCTATGATCTCTGCAGCTGTTGCAGCAAACCTTGCCAACGGATTCACAATGAACGAGTCAGTTTACGGTGCGATTGAATACACACAGAGTGCTATTGCCACTACTGTCACTACATCCGATGACAAGATTCCAAATTACATGTACGCTATTGAAATCCCAATGAAAAAGATGGTCCAAGACGAGTGTTTCACTGCCCATGAATTGGTCTCTGTACCTCAGCCATTGAAGTCTGGCCCAATCTGCGAGAATTTCTTCGATTATCTGATCAAGCATCCACTGGTTAAGCCATACTGGGACACGTACGTGAACCACGAGTTTGTCAACCAAATTGCCAACGGTACACTACCTCTGAAAAAATTCCAATTCTATGTGGAACAAGACTACTCATACCTGGTTGACTACGGTAGAGTACACTGTGTTGCTGGGTCAAAGGCTCCAGATTTAGAGGATATGGAACAGGAGCTAGTGATCGTGGGTAGAATTAGGGTTGAGATGGGACAACGACGAAAAGAGATTGAAGGAGGAGTTCGGTGTCAAAGACGACGCGTACTTCAAAACCATCAAGAGAGGACCAGCCTTAAACAACTACTCCCGTTATTTCAACGACGTTGCCAAGAGAGGTAA
- the ERG27 gene encoding 3-keto-steroid reductase (similar to Saccharomyces cerevisiae ERG27 (YLR100W); ancestral locus Anc_8.289) → MTTNVRKEVAVITGTNSNLGLNIAYRLIESLDSSKRLTIVVTSRTLPRVREVIGLLKKHVIKLNKPLGTVDYDYLLVDFTNMVSVLGAWYELNKNYKAINYFFVNAAQGVYDGIDWVGAVKEVCTNPIDAVTFPSYKIQRVGVKSKDDMGLVFQANVFGPFYLLRKLLSQLEAGKARVVWVSSIMAEPKYFSPKDMQLLESNSSYEGSKRLVDLLHVATYQELKKRGIHQYVVQPGIFTSHSFYKYLNIFTYYGMLLLFYLARLLGSKWHNIDGYKAANAPVYVATLANPRFDTQNVKFGSATSFDGMEFIEKTPLDPTGSSDVHHYIEKKCEEWDVKLKDQISNTRVPI, encoded by the coding sequence ATGACAACTAACGTTAGAAAGGAAGTGGCTGTTATTACCGGTACAAATAGCAACCTGGGTTTGAACATTGCGTATCGGCTCATAGAATCCTTAGACAGTTCCAAGCGGTTGACTATAGTGGTGACCTCTAGGACGCTTCCTCGAGTTAGAGAGGTTATTGGATTACTGAAGAAACATGTCATCAAACTGAACAAACCATTAGGGACTGTAGACTACGACTATCTTTTGGTCGATTTCACTAATATGGTCAGTGTACTAGGTGCCTGGTAcgaactgaacaagaactACAAAGCTATCAATTACTTTTTTGTCAATGCCGCTCAGGGGGTCTATGACGGTATTGACTGGGTTGGTGCTGTCAAGGAGGTTTGCACTAACCCGATAGACGCGGTCACCTTCCCCAGCtacaaaattcaaagagttggGGTTAAATCAAAAGATGACATGGGCCTGGTTTTCCAGGCTAATGTGTTTGGTCCGTTCTACCTTTTACGTAAACTGCTCTCTCAACTAGAGGCAGGAAAGGCAAGGGTCGTCTGGGTGTCGAGTATCATGGCTGAACCCAAATATTTCTCTCCTAAGGATATGCAGTTACTGGAGTCAAACTCCTCGTACGAGGGCTCCAAGAGATTGGTAGATCTGCTACACGTGGCAACGTACCAGgaactgaagaaaagggGGATACACCAGTATGTTGTACAACCTGGTATTTTTACAAGTCATTCCTTCTACAAGTATTTGAATATATTCACCTACTACGGGATGTTACTACTATTTTACCTGGCCCGACTTTTGGGTTCCAAGTGGCACAATATTGATGGTTACAAAGCTGCCAATGCCCCGGTGTATGTGGCGACTTTGGCAAACCCAAGATTTGACACACAGAACGTTAAATTTGGGTCGGCAACCTCGTTTGATGGGATGGAATTCATCGAAAAGACACCTCTGGATCCAACGGGATCCAGTGACGTGCACCACTACATAGAGAAGAAGTGCGAGGAATGGGACGTGAAATTAAAGGATCAGATTTCAAACACGAGAGTACCAATCTGA
- the SAC6 gene encoding fimbrin (similar to Saccharomyces cerevisiae SAC6 (YDR129C); ancestral locus Anc_8.290), with amino-acid sequence MNIVKLQRKFPVLTQEDLFSTIEQFRGIDLDDKGWVEKQEALESVSKGGEVTYDDARETLKSVNVDASGRVELDDYVELVAKLREGKAGEAPPTSFNVATSPDRAGFTGGEVNKITYEGTGAKANIIVGGSTTGTTHTINEEERTEFTKHINVVLAGDPDVDHLLPFPTDTFQLFDECRDGLVLSKLINDSVPDTIDTRVLNFAKQGKRLNNFQANENANIVINSAKAIGCVVVNVHSEDIIEGKEHLILGLIWQIIRKGLLNKIDIKLHPELYRLLEDGEELEQFLRLPPEKILIRWFNYHLKNAKWHRTVSNFSSDIADGENYTILLNQLAPTVCSKDALQIPDLLQRAEKVLDNADKLGCRKYLTPTALVKGNPKLNLAFIAQLFNTHPGLEPIEEEEVPEIEEFDAEGEREARVFTLWLNSLDVDPPIVNLFDDLRDGIVLMQAYEKVMPGSVDWKHINKRPSNGNEISRFKALENTNYAVELGKHEGFSLVGIEGSDILDGNKLLTLGLVWQIMRRNITNTMKKLSADGRDMSDAQILKWAQEQVTKGGKTSTVRSFKDPALSNAHFLLDVLNGIAPGYVNYDLVTPGNSEEDRIANGRLAISIARKLGALIWLLPEDINEVRSRLILTFIASLMSLNRS; translated from the coding sequence ATGAATATTGTTAAGTTGCAGAGGAAGTTTCCTGTGCTGACGCAGGAGGATCTTTTCTCGACAATTGAGCAGTTTAGAGGGATTGACCTGGATGACAAGGGCTGGGTTGAGAAACAGGAGGCGTTGGAATCTGTTTCTAAAGGCGGTGAGGTCACGTATGATGATGCGAGagagactttgaagagtgTCAATGTGGACGCCTCCGGGCGTGTTGAATTGGATGACTACGTTGAGTTGGTTGCCAAATTGAGAGAGGGTAAAGCAGGGGAGGCGCCCCCCACCAGTTTTAACGTGGCGACGTCTCCTGACCGTGCTGGTTTTACTGGTGGTGAGGTGAACAAGATTACTTACGAGGGGACCGGTGCCAAGGCCAATATCATTGTTGGTGGGTCTACCACTGGTACTACGCACACGATCAATGAGGAGGAGAGAACCGAGTTTACGAAACATATTAATGTGGTTTTAGCAGGCGACCCTGACGTGGACCATCTGTTGCCATTCCCTACGGATACTTTCCAACTGTTTGACGAGTGTAGGGACGGTCTCGTGTTATCGAAGTTGATTAACGATTCGGTACCAGATACGATAGATACCAGAGTGTTAAATTTTGCTAAGCAGGGGAAAAGATTGAATAATTTTCAAGCTAACGAGAATGCCAATATTGTAATCAACTCTGCTAAGGCTATTGgttgtgttgttgttaaTGTACACTCGGAAGACATCATCGAGGGTAAGGAGCATCTAATCTTGGGTCTTATCTGGCAGATTATTAGAAAGGGTCTGTTGAACAAAATAGATATCAAGCTGCACCCAGAACTGTACCGTCTTCTAGAGGACGGCGAAGAGCTGGAACAGTTTTTAAGGTTGCCACCTGAGAAGATCTTGATCCGTTGGTTCAATTATCACTTGAAGAATGCCAAATGGCATAGAACCGTgtccaatttttcaagCGACATTGCAGATGGTGAAAACTATACAATTTTACTGAATCAATTAGCGCCAACAGTATGTTCCAAGGATGCGTTACAGATCCCAGACCTGTTGCAAAGAGCAGAGAAAGTGCTGGATAATGCTGACAAACTGGGGTGTAGAAAGTACCTGACCCCCACAGCATTGGTGAAGGGGAACCCTAAATTGAACTTGGCCTTCATTGCGCAATTATTCAACACACATCCAGGTTTGGAACctattgaagaggaagaggtcCCTGAGATTGAGGAATTTGATGCGGAGGGGGAGAGAGAAGCAAGGGTATTCACTCTTTGGTTGAATTCTCTAGATGTCGATCCACCAATTGTTAATCTGTTTGATGACTTGAGGGACGGTATTGTTTTGATGCAAGCTTATGAGAAGGTTATGCCTGGTTCAGTAGATTGGAAGCATATCAACAAGAGACCCTCTAACGGTAACGAAATATCGAGGTTTAAAGCTTTGGAGAACACCAACTATGCTGTTGAATTGGGTAAACATGAAGGGTTTTCTTTAGTAGGTATAGAAGGGTCAGATATTCTAGACGGTAACAAGCTATTGACCCTAGGTCTCGTATGGCAAATTATGCGTAGAAACATCACGAACACAATGAAGAAACTATCTGCTGACGGGAGGGACATGTCGGATGCACAGATCTTGAAATGGGCTCAAGAACAAGTCACCAAGGGTGGCAAGACTTCGACGGTGCGCTCTTTCAAAGACCCTGCACTATCCAACGCTCACTTTTTGTTGGATGTCTTGAACGGCATTGCTCCTGGATACGTTAACTACGACTTGGTTACACCAGGCAACAGCGAAGAGGATCGCATTGCTAATGGTAGATTAGCAATCTCGATCGCCAGAAAACTGGGTGCACTGATCTGGCTGCTTCCAGAAGATATCAACGAGGTTCGTTCCAGATTGATCTTAACTTTTATTGCCTCCTTAATGTCACTCAACAGATCATAA
- the APC9 gene encoding anaphase promoting complex subunit 9 (similar to Saccharomyces cerevisiae APC9 (YLR102C); ancestral locus Anc_8.291) → MASDRHLEDTFRRRKEQLPAVSLEGVVLSDSLRTPPSATTKRTTTHASGKFNRQSTKPPTLSWLFPSGDGIGNNPGATSLSSDSVDADEYNTPTKLHRAVSPNADSTLPIGHDQPPPYNYHPFRDKTLIRGSTLANLLQTERAEHCLVFHRVADHLLDFRPDLELDCGDETGHCQPQGGQTILISYSGMDSPTRSFENGLSDTPRRSRIMKGVTKSPKHRDVLRSNGNSIDNSPSHIYSNTKSELARFWDQSPLIDDLDADLLQDLKALVPQELAQLAEMRSELALKVPPELSLRDRCRQRYDTTGES, encoded by the coding sequence ATGGCAAGTGATCGGCACCTCGAAGATACATTTAGGCGTCGCAAGGAGCAGTTACCGGCTGTGTCTTTGGAAGGAGTAGTTCTGTCTGACAGTTTGCGGACACCCCCATCAGCGACCACAAAGAGAACCACCACTCATGCGTCTGGGAAATTCAACAGACAAAGCACCAAACCACCGACACTTTCGTGGTTGTTCCCCAGTGGAGACGGTATTGGGAACAATCCTGGAGCCACGTCACTGTCATCCGATTCTGTAGACGCAGACGAATACAATACGCCGACCAAGTTACACCGCGCCGTTTCCCCCAATGCAGACTCTACGTTACCAATTGGACATGACCAGCCACCACCGTACAATTACCACCCCTTCAGGGACAAAACACTGATTCGTGGAAGTACATTGGCCAATTTACTACAAACTGAGAGAGCTGAGCACTGCCTAGTGTTCCATAGAGTTGCAGATCATTTACTAGATTTCAGGCCTGATTTGGAGTTGGATTGTGGAGATGAAACTGGTCATTGTCAACCACAGGGGGGACAGACTATTCTAATTAGTTACAGTGGGATGGACTCCCCAACGCGGAGCTTCGAAAACGGTCTGAGTGACACACCGAGGAGGTCCCGGATCATGAAGGGCGTGACGAAGTCCCCGAAACACCGTGACGTTCTTCGGTCCAACGGTAACTCGATAGATAACTCACCATCTCACATATACAGCAACACCAAATCGGAACTGGCACGCTTCTGGGACCAATCACCTCTCATTGATGACCTCGACGCAGACTTACTGCAAGATTTAAAGGCATTGGTCCCGCAAGAGTTGGCCCAACTTGCTGAAATGAGGTCTGAGCTTGCCCTCAAAGTACCGCCAGAGCTGAGTCTCCGCGACAGATGCCGACAACGGTACGATACGACCGGTGAGTCGTGA
- the CDC45 gene encoding DNA replication initiation factor CDC45 (similar to Saccharomyces cerevisiae CDC45 (YLR103C); ancestral locus Anc_8.292) yields MYYGIPQYTEAYNKIVKSSSSPSSCRLVIFVSCLNIDALCATKMLSNIFKKQLVQTQIMPVFGYSELKLHYDKLDETINSVILVGFGGFIDLETFLDIDSDQLLIDEEKHLYSRDIYVFDGHRPWNLDNLFGSDIVHCLDDGTVEENLQEEKNAYLKLLQIENEREQDDDDEDLSDSSDGEDDEEGGAQTDRDDGQDDEDSEDEFMNNNNKRQKNDEDTEPSRKMLIKQRKKEMHECEKVLETYYTQGTTIVNSISSQVYSLLSGIGETNLQNLWLTILGVTSLDTMYTSVYSRLSPILQDEVKRLSPKNGQLALRTPDSFHIDLQPDYYLFLLRHTSLYDGFYYSNYVNAKLSIWNENGKKRLHKMFARMGIPLITAQESYLYMDNSIKRELKLIFDKNLNRYGLQDIVKDGFIKTFGYRGVISASEMVEALTALLEVGTHLSVDERGNIFHENTDKTDHISVKSRWVSNFWLSFDALDEHKTDVLKCGLRHATLLQKAIFNTGVAILEKRLIKHLRIYRLCVLQDGPDIALYQNPLTLLRLGNWLIECCSEAEDKQLLPMVLASINEATDTYLVAGLSPRYPRGLDTIHTKAPILNNFSMAFQQITKQTGAHVKIDNFESSIIEIRREDLSPFLEKLTLSGLI; encoded by the coding sequence ATGTATTATGGAATTCCACAGTACACAGAGGCCTATAATAAAATAGTGAAAAGTTCCTCTAGTCCGTCATCATGCCGGCTAGTGATTTTTGTTTCATGTCTGAATATTGACGCGTTATGTGCCACGAAGATGCTTTCaaatatcttcaagaaacAGCTGGTGCAGACCCAGATTATGCCCGTATTTGGATACAGCGAGCTAAAATTGCATTACGACAAACTGGACGAAACAATCAATAGTGTAATCCTGGTGGGGTTCGGTGGGTTTATAGATTTGGAGACCTTTCTAGATATAGATTCAGACCAGTTACTTATAGACGAAGAAAAGCATTTATACTCAAGAGATATTTACGTCTTCGATGGACATAGGCCTTGGAATCTAGATAATTTGTTTGGGTCTGATATCGTTCATTGTTTAGATGATGGTACCGTGGAAGAGAACCTccaagaggagaagaacgcCTACCTGAAATTATTGCAgattgaaaatgaaaggGAGcaagatgatgacgatgaggaccTTTCAGATTCCTCTGATGGtgaagacgatgaggagggTGGTGCACAGACTGATCGTGATGATGGTCAAGACGATGAAGATAGTGAAGATGAGTTTATGAATAACAATAACAAGCGCCAGAAAAATGACGAGGATACAGAGCCATCCAGAAAAATGTTGATTaaacagagaaagaaggaGATGCATGAATGTGAAAAAGTTCTAGAAACGTATTACACACAGGGTACCACTATTGTAAACTCGATATCTTCACAGGTTTACTCGCTTTTATCAGGTATCGGTGAAACCAACTTACAGAATTTGTGGTTAACAATTCTCGGTGTCACATCCTTGGACACGATGTACACAAGTGTCTATTCGCGACTATCCCCAATTCTACAGGATGAGGTGAAACGATTATCCCCGAAGAATGGTCAGCTGGCGCTAAGAACGCCAGATTCGTTTCACATAGATCTACAACCAGATTATTACCTCTTTTTGTTGAGACATACATCTCTCTACGATGGATTTTACTATTCGAATTACGTCAATGCTAAATTGTCGATATGGAATGAGAATGGTAAAAAACGATTGCATAAGATGTTTGCACGAATGGGTATACCGTTGATCACTGCACAAGAGTCGTACCTTTACATGGATAACTCTATAAAAAGGGAGCTAAAACTAATCTTCGACAAGAATCTTAACAGGTATGGACTCCAAGACATTGTAAAGGATGGATTTATAAAAACATTTGGGTACCGTGGTGTGATCAGTGCAAGTGAGATGGTCGAGGCCCTCACTGCATTACTTGAAGTGGGGACCCATCTTTCAGTTGATGAACGAGGTAATATATTCCACGAGAACACAGACAAGACTGACCACATAAGCGTAAAGAGTAGATGGGTATCCAATTTCTGGCTCTCATTTGATGCCCTGGATGAGCACAAGACAGACGTTTTGAAATGTGGGCTAAGACATGCAACTCTATTACAGAAGGCCATTTTCAACACTGGTGTAGCCATTTTGGAAAAGCGGCTAATCAAGCATCTCAGAATTTACAGGTTATGTGTCCTTCAAGACGGCCCAGATATCGCTCTGTACCAAAATCCTTTAACTCTATTGAGATTAGGTAACTGGTTAATCGAATGTTGTTCTGAAGCGGAAGACAAGCAACTACTTCCGATGGTTCTTGCGAGCATCAATGAGGCTACAGACACGTATTTAGTGGCAGGGCTCTCCCCCAGGTACCCGCGTGGGCTAGACACAATCCATACCAAGGCACCAATATTGAACAACTTCAGCATGGCATTCCAACAAATTACAAAACAGACGGGCGCACATGTGAAAATAGACAATTTCGAGAGTTCCATCATCGAGATCCGTAGGGAGGATCTGTCGCCGTTCTTGGAAAAATTAACTTTAAGTGGACTCATTTGA
- the LCL2 gene encoding Lcl2p (similar to Saccharomyces cerevisiae YLR104W; ancestral locus Anc_8.293): protein MLKSVFFMTLLWGVSTAFMFDFHHQQRQQQQQQQEQQRSYEDRVLDNECPNYLCPDTLQCVKEKKDCPCPFSKSQLKCELPNGDYLCISKPATHDQKLNEQYDDSKKGPQFKAGNGIRDCGWILDVYQGKI from the coding sequence ATGCTTAAATCAGTCTTCTTCATGACCCTACTCTGGGGTGTTTCAACGGCATTTATGTTTGATTtccaccaccagcagcggcagcaacagcaacagcagcaggaaCAGCAAAGAAGTTACGAAGATCGCGTGCTGGATAACGAGTGTCCAAACTACCTTTGTCCTGATACTTTACAGTGTGtgaaagagaagaaggactGCCCTTGTccgttttcaaaatctcAACTGAAGTGTGAACTACCTAATGGTGACTATCTCTGCATCTCCAAACCAGCTACACATGATCAAAAGTTGAACGAACAGTACGATGACTCTAAGAAGGGGCCACAATTCAAAGCTGGTAATGGGATAAGGGACTGTGGCTGGATATTGGATGTATATCAAGGTAAAATTTAA